One Apteryx mantelli isolate bAptMan1 chromosome 22, bAptMan1.hap1, whole genome shotgun sequence genomic region harbors:
- the LOC106496101 gene encoding C-C motif chemokine 4-like → MKVSVAVFTALLIAASCSQTSSAPDGPDLPNCCFSYTSRKLPKRLILHYYSTSSNCSLPAIVFITKKGRQVCAKPSDTWVLSYLQNLKQN, encoded by the exons ATGAAGGTCTCTGTAGCTGTTTTTACTGCTCTTCTCATTGCTGCCTCTTGCTCTCAGACGTCCTCTGCCCCAG ATGGACCCGACCTCCCAAACTGCTGCTTCTCTTATACGTCCCGCAAGCTCCCGAAGAGACTCATCTTGCATTATTACAGCACCAGCAGCAATTGCTCCCTGCCGGCCATTGT GTTTATCACAAAGAAAGGCCGCCAAGTCTGTGCCAAACCCAGTGACACCTGGGTTCTAAGTTATCTGCAAAACTTGAAGCAGAACTGA